A genomic window from Serinus canaria isolate serCan28SL12 chromosome 4A, serCan2020, whole genome shotgun sequence includes:
- the LOC103816343 gene encoding cytochrome c oxidase subunit 7B, mitochondrial → MFPVARAAQRLVARGIQHTAVRGAHGKHEPTFHDKYGTMVLLGGAGMFAAVWTYVFTTLKIEWGISPVGRVTPSEWRE, encoded by the exons ATGTTCCCGGTGGCCAGGGCCGCGCAGAGACTCGTCG CTCGTGGAATCCAGCACACTGCAGTCAGAGGAGCTCATGGCAAGCACGAACCCACCTTCCACGATAAATATGGAACCATGGTCCTCCTTGGGGGAGCCGGCATGTTCGCTGCTGTCTGGACCTAT GTGTTCACAACGCTGAAAATTGAGTGGGGCATTTCACCTGTTGGCAGAGTCACTCCCAGTGAATGGAGGGAGTAA
- the MAGT1 gene encoding magnesium transporter protein 1, with amino-acid sequence MAALPVPLLSLVLLLLAGCGGPGAAGQRRKEMVLSEKVNQLMEWASKRSVIRMNGDKFRRLVKAPPRNYSVIVMFTALQPHRQCVVCKQADEEYQILANSWRYSSAFTNRIFFAMVDFDEGSDVFQMLNMNSAPTFINFPAKGKPKRGDTYELQVRGFAAEQLARWVADRTDVHIRVIRPPNYAGPLMLGLLLAVIGGLVYLRGSNLDFLYNKTGWAFAALCFVLAMTSGQMWNHIRGPPYAHKNPHTGQVNYIHGSSQAQFVAETHIVLLFNGGVTLGMVLLHEAATSDMDVGKRKIMCIAGIGLVVLFFSWLLSVFRSKYHGYPYSFLMS; translated from the exons ATGGCGGCGCTGCCGGTGCCGCTGCTGTcgctggtgctgctgctgctggcgggATGTGGCGGGCCCGGCGCCGCGGGGCAGAGGCGGAAGGAG ATGGTGTTATCAGAAAAAGTGAACCAGCTGATGGAGTGGGCCAGTAAGAGATCCGTGATCCGAATGAATGGAGACAAATTCCGGCGCCTGGTGAAGGCTCCTCCCAGGAACTACTCAGTGATTGTGATGTTCACTGCCCTTCAGCCTCATAGACAGTGTGTTGTGTGCAA GCAAGCTGATGAGGAGTACCAGATTCTGGCAAACTCCTGGAGGTATTCCAGTGCATTTAccaacaggattttttttgctatgGTAGATTTTGACGAAGGCTCAGACGTGTTTCAGATG ctgaacATGAATTCTGCCCCCACTTTCATTAACTTCCCTGCCAAGGGGAAGCCCAAGCGGGGGGACACCTACGAGCTGCAGGTGCGCGGCTTCGCGGCGGAGCAGCTGGCACGCTGGGTGGCCGACAGGACAGATGTCCAC ATCCGTGTGATAAGGCCACCAAACTATGCTGGACCCTtgatgctggggctgctgctggctgtcatCGGAGGCCTCGTGTATTTGCGGGGCAGCAATCTGGATTTTCTCTACAATAAAACTGGCTGGGCCTTTGCTGCTCTG tgttttgtgttAGCAATGACATCAGGCCAGATGTGGAACCACATCAGAGGGCCCCCCTATGCTCATAAGAATCCCCATACAGGACAAGTG AATTATATCCATGGAAGCAGCCAAGCCCAGTTTGTGGCAGAAACACATATAGTTCTGCTGTTCA ATGGTGGAGTTACTTTAGGAATGGTCCTTCTCCACGAAGCTGCTACTTCTGACATGGatgtggggaaaagaaaaa TAATGTGCATTGCTGGCATTGGCTTGGTGGTGCTGTTCTTCAGCTGGCTGCTGTCTGTCTTCAGATCCAAGTACCACGGCTACCCCTACAG TTTCCTAATGAGCTAA